CAAGCCGCTGCCGGGGATGATCCACCAAGCGGCCGCCCATTTCGGCGTGGATGCGCGAGAGATTCCCTTCGTCGGTGATGCCGGGCGGGACCTGGAAGCCGCCGCGGCGGCCGGTGCCCGTCCGGTCCTGGTGCGCACCGGCAAGGGGCGCGACACCGAGCAGGGGGCCTTGCCCCCGGGTACGCTCGTCTTCGATGATCTGCCCGCCTACACGGAGGCCCTGCTGGATTCGTCGCGGGAGGAGCCAGCGTGCTGACGGCCGTGCGCTCCATTCTCTTCTACCTGGGCATGGGGACGCTGACGCCGCTGTTCGCCCTGCCGCTGCTGGCATCCCGGCCGCTGCCCTTCGCCGTGCGCGAGTCCATCGCCCGGGGGTGGTGCCTGGCGGTGCTCGCATGGCTGCGATTCACCTGCGGGCTCCGGCATCGTGTGGAGGGGCTGGAGAATTTGCCGGATCACCCGGCGGTCATCCTCTCCAAGCACCAGTCCGCCTGGGAGACCATCGCCTTCCGAACCCTGTTTCCGGCCCACCTTTCCTGGGTGCTGAAGAAGGACTTGTTCCGCATCCCCTTCTTCGGTTGGTCCCTGTTGGCGCTGGAAGAGATTGGCATCGACCGCGCCTCGGGCCGGGAGGCCCTGCGGCAGGTGGAGGAAAAGGGTACGGCCCACCTCCGGTCGGGACGATGGGTGGTGGTATTCCCCGAAGGAACCCGGGTGGCGGTCGGGGAGACCGGCAAGTACGCCCAGGGAGGCGCACGCCTGGCGGTGGCGGCGGGCGCCCCCGTGGTGCCCGTGGCACTGAACTCCGGTAGCTTCTGGGGACGGGAGAGCTGGCGCAAGCGGCCCGGGACCATCACGGTGCGCATCGGTCCCGCCTTCGATCCGGAGGGCTACTCCGCCGCGGGGCTGAATCGGGCCGTGCGCGACTGGATCGAGGCCCAGATGCCGGAGCTGGAGGAGCGGCCGGAGCCGGCGCGGGAGCCCGTGTCGCCCGCCTGAGCGCGTGCCGCTTCCCTGGGGCCCGGGTGATGGGGCATTCTGGCCCGAATCCGACCATGTGCCGGCGTACGGATCCCGTCCCGCCGGCCGCCAGAAGGCAGTAGCCCGGACCATGCTCCACATCGAATTCGGTGATAGCGTTGCCACCTTCCCGACCGCCGAATGGGATGCGCTGGCCGGCTCCGATCCCTTCCTTGCCCATGCCTTCCTCCGCGCCCTGGAGACTACCGGCTGCGTCGGTCCGGGCACCGGCTGGCATCCCGTGCCGCTCGGCGTGCGGGACGACGGCGGTGCGCTGATGGGGGCCGCGCCCCTGTACCTGAAGGATCACTCCTTCGGCGAGTACGTGTTCGATTGGGGCTGGGCCGGAGCGGCGGAACGGGCGGGCCTGGACTATTACCCCAAGCTGGTGGCGGCGGTGCCTTTCTCCCCGGTAACCGGCGCGCGGATGCTGGTGGCCGACCACGCCGATGCCGGAGCCGTGCGGGAGCGGCTCATGGCCGGCGCCATGGAGCTCGCCGAGCGCTACCGGTGCGGGGCGGTTCAGTGGCTCTTCCCCCGCCGGTCGGATCTGGGGCCGCTGGAGGAGGCGGGCTACCTGGGACGCCGCGATGTGCAGTTCCACTGGTACAACCGCGGCTACGCCGATTTCGAGGATTTTCTCGGGGAATTCTCCTCCTCCAAGCGCAAGCAGGCGCGCAAGGAGCGCCGGCGGGCGGAGGAAACTGGCCTGGAGATCGCCGTCCGCCAGGGCGGCGAGGTGTCTCCCGAGGAGTGGGCGGCCTTCCACGAAGGCTACATGGTCACCACCGAGATGCGCGGCGCGCCCGCCTACCTGAACCGGGCGTTCTTCGAGGAGCTGGGCCGTTTGCTCGGCGACCGGGTCGTACTGGTGGGCGCCTACCGGGAGGGCGCGCTCGTGGCGGGCGCCCTGAACCTGCGCTCGGACACGGCGCTGTACGGCCGCTACTGGAGCGCGCTGGAGGAGCACGATTTCCTCCACTTCGAGGTGTGCTTCTACCGGGGCATCGATTACGCCATAGAGCACGGCCTGGAACGGTTCGAGGGCGGCGCCCAGGGCGAGCACAAGGTCAAGCGCGGTTTCGTGCCCACCATCACCGCCAGCGCCCACTGGGTGGACCATCCCGGCCTGCGGAACGCGGTCTCGGAATTCCTGGAGCGGGAGACGCCGCAGGTCCGCGCCTATGCCAAGCAGGCGGCGGGGCACCTGCCCTTCAAGGAGGGGCGCAATCCGGGGGTGATGGAAGGACCCTAGGAAGACGGCGAAGACAAGAGAACGCCAAGAAGCCAAAAAGCGCCAAGGATCGCCAAGAAAACAAGAACTGCTCTAGCAGGAGTCAGTGGCTTTCCAGGGCCGGGGCTGGTGAGCCCGCTTAGCCGGCGAGCGCAAAGGCATTCCAATCGTTCTCCTAGGGCTCTTGGCGCCTTGGCGTTCCGCCTTCCTATCCTACGAGCTGGCCCAGGATGCGGAAGCCGGCCAGATAGGTGCCGGCCGCGGAGCCGAGCGTGGACAGCACGAATACCAGGAGGATGCGCGCCACGCGGTTGTGCCACCAGCCGCGCAGGCGGGTAACCTCGGTCCGCAGGCTGGTGAAATCGGCGACCCGCGGCCGGCGCAGGCCGGTCTCGATGGCGGCCACCACCATACCGGCGCCCACGGTGGGATTGAGGGAGGTGATGGGGGCGGCCAGGAAGGCGCCCAGGATGGTCAGGATATGGGCGCCGCCCAGGGCGGCGCCCAGGGCGCTCAGGCCGCCGTTGATGACCACCCATTCGCTCACCAGCCGCAGGCCCAGCTCCGGGCTGCGCTGGAAGCCGATGATGAAGCCGGCCACCACGGCGGCCACCACCGCCCACGGGATGGCCCGCAGCCAGCGTTTGCGGGGCGGCAGGCGGTCCAGCTCGGCGATCTCCGCGGCGGGATCGTGCTCGGCGGGACCTTCCAGGCGCTGGGCCATGCCGTTCAGGTGGCCGGCGCCGATCACCACCAGCACGTGGCGGGGGCCGGCCTCGCCGATCTCCTGGCGCAGCCGGGCTACCATGTAGCGATCGCGCTCCCGTACCAGATGGTCGTAGAGAACCGGGGAATGCTCGGCGAACTCGCCGAAGGTGCTTTCCAGCCAATCCCCTTCCTTGAGCCGCTCGATCTCCTCCTCGGTGACCTTGTCCCGGCTCAGGAAGCTGGTCATTAAACCGCCGATCAGGGTCATGCGCTGGATCCAGGGGACGCCCCAGAGCAGGCGCTTGAGGGTGATGCCGACCTCCCGGTCCACGCACCAGAGGGGCAGATCCGCCCCCTCGGCGGCCTTGATGGCGGAGCGCATCTCCGCGCCCGGACTGACGCCGAGCTGGTCCGCAAGGCGCTGCTGATAGGCCGTGAGCGCCAGATGGGAGGCCAGCATGCCGGCCCGGCCCTCGCGGATGACGCGGAATAGGTCCATCTCGCCCCAGGCATCGGGCTGGGTCAGGGTTCGGTACCGGGACGGGCACAGCTCCACGGCCACCGCGTCGTAGTGCCCGCTCTGGACCTGATCGGTGACTTCCTGGGCGCTGGCCTTGGATACGTGGGCGGTGCCCAGCAGCGTAATGCGGGCTTCACCCAGCTGGATGGTCCGGGTTGGTCCTTCAGTGGGAATGGCCGCGGCCTCCTGGGGGGACGATTGGGTAGCCTGATCCATTTAAAGAATTTCTTTTTGCGGGACCTTGATGCAATGGTACCGGAGGCCAAGGAGTTCGCCTAACCATGTCGCGCAAGCGGAGCGAATTCGAAGCCCGGTCGGGTGCCCCGGGAGGCACCTCCCCGCCACCCGCGGCAACGGTCATCCGGGCGCGCGGCCTGACCAAGCGCTTCGCCGGGGCGGCCCCCGTGGTGGACGGCATCGACCTGGAGGTCCGGCGCGGCGAGTGCTTCGGGCTGCTGGGGCCCAACGGCGCGGGCAAGAGCACCACCATCCGCATGATCCTGGGTCTGTCGCCGTTTACGGCCGGGGAGCTGACCGTACTAGGACAGCCGGTTCCGGAGGCGGTTCGCCGGATTCGGGCCCGCTGTGGCGTCGTACCCCAGCACGACAATCTCGACATCGATCTGACCGTGGCCGCCAACCTGGAGGTCTACGGCCGGTATTTCGGCGTGGGCCGCCGGGAGGTGCGGGAGCGCATGGACCGGCTGCTGGCGGTCTTCCAGCTGGATAAACGCAAGCACGCACCCATCGAGGCCCTTTCCGGAGGCATGAAGCGGCGCCTCGCCATCGCCCGGGCGCTCATCAACGACCCCGAGCTCGTCGTCCTCGACGAGCCCACCACCGGCCTGGATCCGCAGGCGCGTCGCAATGCCTGGCAGCGCCTCCGCCAGCTCAAGGGCGAGGGCCGGACCCTCCTCCTCACCACCCATTACATGGAAGAGGCGGCGCGGCTGTGCGACCGGCTGGTGGTCATGGACCGGGGCCGCATCCTGGACCTGGGCGCTCCGGGGGAGCTGGTGGCCCGCAACGTGGAGCCGCAGGTGGTGGAGGTGCCCCTGGAGCAGGAGTCCCTGCCGGATCTGGCGCGGTCCCTGGATTACCGGCTGGTGACGGCGGGGGATACGGCCTACTTCTACACCCACGACGCCGCGCCGGTGCTCGAGCATCTGCACGCCGCGGGCAGCACCACCCACTTCCACCGCCCCGCCAACCTGGAAGATGTCTTTCTCCGGTTGACGGGGCACGAGCTGCAGGAGGCCTGAATGAAGCGGGGAAGCATCGGCGTAGCCGTCCCCCGCCCCCCGTTCCTGGCGGTGTGGGCCCGCAATCTCCGGGTATGGCGGCGCTTCGCCATCCCTTCGCTGCTGGGCAATTTCGGCGAGCCGCTGCTTTACCTCCTGGGCCTGGGCTACGGGCTGGGCCGGTTCATATCCGGCATGTCGGAGATCCCCTATTTGGTCTATCTGGCCTCCGGAATCCTCTGCGCCACGGCCATGAACACGGCCAGCTACGAGGGGCTGTACGCCGCCTTCACCCGGATGACCCGCCAGGACACTTACGGCGCCATGCTGGCGACGCCCCTGCGGGTGGAGGAGGTGGTGGCAGGCGAGGTGGCCTGGTGCGCCACCAAGAGCCTCATAAGCGGTACCACCCTGTTCGTGGTGGCGCTCTTCCTGGGGGCGGTGCCTCCGGAGCCGGAGATCCTGGCCGCCCTGCCGGTGGTCTTCCTCATCGGGCTGGTATTCGGTGCCCTGGCCATGGTGGTCACCAGCCTGGCGCCCTCCTACGACTTCTTCCTCTACTATTTCACCATCTTCATTACCCCCATGTTCATGTTCTCGGGGGTCTTCTATCCCATCGATACCCTCCCGGGATGGCTGCGCACAGGGATGCAGTTCCTGCCCCTGGTGCACGGGGTGGAGCTGGTGCGCCCCATGCTGACCGGCGCCATGCCGCGGGAAGTGCCGCTGCACCTCGGCGTGCTGGTCCTGTATCTGTTCGGTGCCTACCAGGTAGCAGTGGCGCAGCTTCGACGGCGTTTGCTGGTGTGATCGCCGGGGAATCCGGTTTCCCCGGGGAGGGCATTCCCGGAGGGGTCTGGAGCGCCACGGCCTGTCGCGGCCGGAGGCCGCTCCCATAGAACCCGAAACAGCCCCGAAGGCCTTTTCTGGAAGGGTAAAAAGGAGGCTGCGCCTGGAGTGCCAATCATAGCCTGCAGAGGGCAACTGTGGGAGCGGCCTCCGGCCGCGACAGGAGCTTCTGGGAAGCGTATGGAAAAGGCTGGTACGCCGGACGAAGGTGTGCCGGATAGGGCTCGCCTGCGGGAGACGCGCGCTGACCGGCAGGTAGCGGCGAGTGGGAGACCGGTAAAGCAAAAGGCCCCCAATGGGGGCCTTCAAGGGAGCTCGTGGGCGCATCCGCGCCCCCGGTAACCGGACCACTCCGGTTTTACCCGGCCAGTCCCCGCACTTCCTCGAGCACCTGGTCCACATGGCCGTCCACCTTCACCTTGCGGTGGGCATGGCGGATCACCCCATCGGCGTCGATGACGAAGGTGGAGCGTTCCACGCTCCAGACCTTCTTGCCGTACATGTTCTTTTCCTTCATCACGCCGTAGGCGTTGCAGACCGCCTCGTCGGGGTCCGCCAGCAGGGGGAAGGGGAATTCCTGTTTGGCGGCGAACTTCTCGTGACTCGCCAGGCTGTCCCGGGAGATCCCCAGGACCTCCGCGCCGAGCTCCTGGAATTGCGGGTAGCGGTCCCGGAACTCCTGGCCCTCCTGGGTGCAGCCCGGCGTGTCGTCGCGGGGGTAGAAATAGAGCACTACAAGCTTGCCGCGCAGGTCCGACAGGCGGACCTTGCCGTCGCGGGTAGCCTCCAGCTCGAAATCGGGGGCGGCCGCGCCCTCGATGACCGTTTCCTCGCTCATGCGATCCCTCCCTGGCTCAACGGAAAAAGGGCCCGTCTAGGGACGGGCCCGGGATTCTACCGAAAAATCCGCGGCAAATCAGAAGTCCACGGTGATCTCGGCGGAGGCGCGGAATTCCTTGGGAATGTCCTCGCCGTCCACGGTGGTGGTCTCCGGGGACATGGCCGCGCCCACGTCGGCGCGGACGGCCCACAGGTTCAGACCCAGCCCCGCGGTGTAGACCGTGCCGATGTCGTCCTCGGCCATGTTCTTGTAGGCGCCGGCCCGCAGGGCGAGGAAGCGGAAGGCGTCCCACTCGAAGCCGCCGGAAAGGAATTGGGTGTGGTAGTCCTGGAACACGGTCTCGTTGGCGGTGATGTCGTAGTCCACCTCCAGGGTTAGCGTGTTGTAGGGGATGAAGGCCACCCCCGCGCGCACCTGGGGCGACAGGGTGATGGAATCGTATTTCTGGCCGGTGTCCGAGTCCCGGAAGCCGTCGAAGGTGGGGCTGTTGAGGTTGCGGGCCATGAGGCCGAAATTGAACATGTCGTAGCGGCCCATGATGCCCAGGTCGGCGCCGACGTTGGTGCTCTCGTTGTACTTCTCGTCGGTCTTGGCGATGGTGTCGCCGGAATCGTCGTTGAAGACGATCACCTGGTTGCCGTACACCCGGCCCTGCATGAGCTTCAGGTTGCCGCCGACGGACCAGTGGTCATTGAGGGCGTAGCCGTAGCTGAGCGGCACCTCGGCCAGGGCGAAGCCGCGCAGGGTGACCTCGGTGGCGTTTTGGTCGGTGCTTGAGGAAGACGAACCGGTATTGCCCAGGGTGGTATCCAGAAGGTCGACAGTCTCATCGGCCTGGCTTGAGCTTACCCCGGCGTCCTTGGCTGCATCGTCAAGGGCGAGGACCGCAGACTGGGCATCGCCCGAGCTGACCCCCTGATTGATCAGAGTCTGTTCCAGGGTGCTTTGTTGGTCGGAGGTGAAAACGTCCAGGTTGCTGTCCCCAGATGTGTTGTTATTTATGCCATTAACAACGGTAGTCACGTCGGCGCTGAATCCCAGGTTCTGGGTGTCCAGCTCGGTGACGCGGGCATTGACCTGGCCGTATACGCGGACGCCCAGGCCGAAATGGCCGATCCGGGTGCTGAAGCCGCCGTTGGCGTCCGCCAGCAGGGCGTTGTTGGGGTCGTCCACGCCGGAGAGGCTGGAGGTCAGATTCAGCAGCTCCTCCGCTTCGCTCTTGCTGTCGATGCCGTCGGACAGGGAATCCAGGTCCACATCGGAGAGGGTATCCATGTGGTCGGCCATCCGGCCGTGGAAGCGGGCGCCGGCCCCGACGTCCAGGCCCAGCCCGAAGTCCTTGCGGCCCAGGTTGTTGTTGTCGTTCTCGCTCTGGTAGCCGCCCTCGGTCCGCTTGTTGAAGAAGCCGAAAGCGGCGGGGTTGTAGTACTGGGCGTCGGTGTCGTCCACGGCGGCGGTCAGGGCGCCGGCCATGCCCTGGCCGCGGGCGCCGACGAAGAAGGTGTCCAGCGCGCTGGCGGGAGTGGCCGCCAGGGCCAGGGTCGCGGCGCTGCCCAGAACGGTCAGGGCGCGCGCATGGGAAAGAGCGTGGCGTGGGGGGCGGCTCTTCTTGTCCATGACTTCCAGTCCCCTTTGTGCGGAAGGCCAGTAGTGTGCTCTGTGTTTGCCCGTAATCCAGTGCGGGATTATCCGTACCCTACCAAAATCGGGCGGGCCAAGGCAGTGATCCGGGTCACAGGACGGATGCGCACGGGCGGAGCCGACCCCGCAAGCGGAGGAATCAGAAGTCGGCGCTTACCTTCAGACTGGCGCGCATCTCCTTGGGCAGGCGGTTGCCGTAAAAGGGGATGTCCAGATTTTTGACAGTGGTGGTCTCCGCGGACATGGCCAGGGAGAGGTCGGCGCGCACGGTCCACAGGTTGAGCCCCAGCCCCCCGGTGTAGACCGTGCCCATGTCCCGCTCGGCGAGGTTCCGGTAGGCGCCCGCCCGAACCGCCACGATCCGGAGGATGTCCCATTCCATGCCGCCCGCCAGCATCTGGGTGTCGTAGCCCCGTAGCACCGTGTCGTTGCGGGTCAGGTCGTAGTCCAGCTCGAAGGTCACCGTGTGGAAGGGGATGAGGGCGACCCCGGCGCGTACCTGGGGCTCCACTTCCACGTCGGAGATGGAATAGGAATCGCCGTTGGCGTCGGTGTAGGTGAAGCCGTCGAAGGTGGGGCTGTTGAGGTTGCGGGCCATGAGGCCGAAGTTGACCCGCGGATAGCGGGCCATGATGCCCACGTCCACGCCCACCCGGCTGGTCTCCTCGTAGCGCTCGTCGGTCTTGGCGAGGACGTCGCCGGCGTCGCTGTCGAAGACCAGCACATGGTTGCCGTAGACCCGGCCGCGCATGAGCTTCAGGTTGGCGCCCACCGCCCAGCGGTCGTTGAAGGCGTGGCCGTAGGTGACGGGCACCTCGGTGAGCAGGAAGCCCTTGAGGGTGAGCAGCGTGCCGTTTTCGGAGACGGTGCTGGAGGTCCCGGAGCCGGAGGAGCCGGCCACGTCGT
This Thiohalorhabdus sp. Cl-TMA DNA region includes the following protein-coding sequences:
- a CDS encoding ABC transporter permease, whose product is MKRGSIGVAVPRPPFLAVWARNLRVWRRFAIPSLLGNFGEPLLYLLGLGYGLGRFISGMSEIPYLVYLASGILCATAMNTASYEGLYAAFTRMTRQDTYGAMLATPLRVEEVVAGEVAWCATKSLISGTTLFVVALFLGAVPPEPEILAALPVVFLIGLVFGALAMVVTSLAPSYDFFLYYFTIFITPMFMFSGVFYPIDTLPGWLRTGMQFLPLVHGVELVRPMLTGAMPREVPLHLGVLVLYLFGAYQVAVAQLRRRLLV
- a CDS encoding lysophospholipid acyltransferase family protein, producing MLTAVRSILFYLGMGTLTPLFALPLLASRPLPFAVRESIARGWCLAVLAWLRFTCGLRHRVEGLENLPDHPAVILSKHQSAWETIAFRTLFPAHLSWVLKKDLFRIPFFGWSLLALEEIGIDRASGREALRQVEEKGTAHLRSGRWVVVFPEGTRVAVGETGKYAQGGARLAVAAGAPVVPVALNSGSFWGRESWRKRPGTITVRIGPAFDPEGYSAAGLNRAVRDWIEAQMPELEERPEPAREPVSPA
- a CDS encoding ATP-binding cassette domain-containing protein yields the protein MSRKRSEFEARSGAPGGTSPPPAATVIRARGLTKRFAGAAPVVDGIDLEVRRGECFGLLGPNGAGKSTTIRMILGLSPFTAGELTVLGQPVPEAVRRIRARCGVVPQHDNLDIDLTVAANLEVYGRYFGVGRREVRERMDRLLAVFQLDKRKHAPIEALSGGMKRRLAIARALINDPELVVLDEPTTGLDPQARRNAWQRLRQLKGEGRTLLLTTHYMEEAARLCDRLVVMDRGRILDLGAPGELVARNVEPQVVEVPLEQESLPDLARSLDYRLVTAGDTAYFYTHDAAPVLEHLHAAGSTTHFHRPANLEDVFLRLTGHELQEA
- the traF gene encoding conjugal transfer protein TraF; this encodes MDKKSRPPRHALSHARALTVLGSAATLALAATPASALDTFFVGARGQGMAGALTAAVDDTDAQYYNPAAFGFFNKRTEGGYQSENDNNNLGRKDFGLGLDVGAGARFHGRMADHMDTLSDVDLDSLSDGIDSKSEAEELLNLTSSLSGVDDPNNALLADANGGFSTRIGHFGLGVRVYGQVNARVTELDTQNLGFSADVTTVVNGINNNTSGDSNLDVFTSDQQSTLEQTLINQGVSSGDAQSAVLALDDAAKDAGVSSSQADETVDLLDTTLGNTGSSSSSTDQNATEVTLRGFALAEVPLSYGYALNDHWSVGGNLKLMQGRVYGNQVIVFNDDSGDTIAKTDEKYNESTNVGADLGIMGRYDMFNFGLMARNLNSPTFDGFRDSDTGQKYDSITLSPQVRAGVAFIPYNTLTLEVDYDITANETVFQDYHTQFLSGGFEWDAFRFLALRAGAYKNMAEDDIGTVYTAGLGLNLWAVRADVGAAMSPETTTVDGEDIPKEFRASAEITVDF
- a CDS encoding GNAT family N-acetyltransferase; the encoded protein is MLHIEFGDSVATFPTAEWDALAGSDPFLAHAFLRALETTGCVGPGTGWHPVPLGVRDDGGALMGAAPLYLKDHSFGEYVFDWGWAGAAERAGLDYYPKLVAAVPFSPVTGARMLVADHADAGAVRERLMAGAMELAERYRCGAVQWLFPRRSDLGPLEEAGYLGRRDVQFHWYNRGYADFEDFLGEFSSSKRKQARKERRRAEETGLEIAVRQGGEVSPEEWAAFHEGYMVTTEMRGAPAYLNRAFFEELGRLLGDRVVLVGAYREGALVAGALNLRSDTALYGRYWSALEEHDFLHFEVCFYRGIDYAIEHGLERFEGGAQGEHKVKRGFVPTITASAHWVDHPGLRNAVSEFLERETPQVRAYAKQAAGHLPFKEGRNPGVMEGP
- a CDS encoding peroxiredoxin, translated to MSEETVIEGAAAPDFELEATRDGKVRLSDLRGKLVVLYFYPRDDTPGCTQEGQEFRDRYPQFQELGAEVLGISRDSLASHEKFAAKQEFPFPLLADPDEAVCNAYGVMKEKNMYGKKVWSVERSTFVIDADGVIRHAHRKVKVDGHVDQVLEEVRGLAG
- a CDS encoding TraB/GumN family protein, which encodes MDQATQSSPQEAAAIPTEGPTRTIQLGEARITLLGTAHVSKASAQEVTDQVQSGHYDAVAVELCPSRYRTLTQPDAWGEMDLFRVIREGRAGMLASHLALTAYQQRLADQLGVSPGAEMRSAIKAAEGADLPLWCVDREVGITLKRLLWGVPWIQRMTLIGGLMTSFLSRDKVTEEEIERLKEGDWLESTFGEFAEHSPVLYDHLVRERDRYMVARLRQEIGEAGPRHVLVVIGAGHLNGMAQRLEGPAEHDPAAEIAELDRLPPRKRWLRAIPWAVVAAVVAGFIIGFQRSPELGLRLVSEWVVINGGLSALGAALGGAHILTILGAFLAAPITSLNPTVGAGMVVAAIETGLRRPRVADFTSLRTEVTRLRGWWHNRVARILLVFVLSTLGSAAGTYLAGFRILGQLVG